From a region of the Mycobacteroides saopaulense genome:
- a CDS encoding YciI family protein yields MSRYLLSIVYAPGSVQPDEAALETIGADVQAVTRRMQEAGVWLFAAGLQPADTATVVTANASGHTATDGPYTETKEQLGGFSIIDVPTLADAQHWAAEVSRAVWCPIEVRGLDRGCGEVD; encoded by the coding sequence ATGAGCCGCTACCTACTGTCGATCGTCTACGCACCCGGCTCGGTTCAGCCCGACGAAGCCGCGCTGGAAACCATCGGTGCCGACGTGCAGGCGGTTACCCGACGCATGCAAGAGGCGGGGGTGTGGCTGTTCGCGGCCGGACTGCAGCCTGCCGATACGGCCACCGTGGTGACCGCCAACGCCTCCGGGCACACCGCCACCGATGGGCCGTACACGGAAACCAAGGAACAGCTCGGTGGATTCAGCATCATCGACGTGCCGACGCTGGCCGATGCTCAGCACTGGGCGGCCGAGGTATCCCGTGCGGTGTGGTGCCCCATCGAAGTGCGCGGCCTGGACCGGGGCTGCGGCGAGGTCGACTGA
- a CDS encoding YciI family protein has translation MKQYLLSVHSYADNAVNWSDEDVQQLYADTGAVNEKMKEAGVWVFANGLTEPSDATVVRSVDGKVTATDGPYLETKEHLGGFWIINAADLDEALKWAAEGSAACREPVEVRPFQDEVA, from the coding sequence ATGAAGCAGTACCTGCTTTCGGTCCACAGCTACGCGGACAACGCGGTCAACTGGAGCGACGAGGACGTGCAGCAGCTATACGCCGATACCGGCGCGGTCAACGAGAAGATGAAGGAAGCCGGTGTCTGGGTCTTCGCCAACGGGCTGACCGAGCCGTCGGACGCCACGGTGGTCCGCAGTGTGGACGGCAAGGTCACCGCCACCGACGGCCCGTACCTGGAGACCAAGGAGCACCTCGGCGGTTTCTGGATCATCAACGCCGCCGACCTCGACGAGGCCCTGAAGTGGGCTGCCGAAGGATCGGCAGCCTGCCGTGAGCCCGTCGAGGTGCGCCCCTTCCAGGACGAGGTGGCCTGA
- a CDS encoding metal-dependent hydrolase, which produces MTVTAPVSYPKTRRIQFGFTETPSGPKHFAQDDIVFSHTVAFLSAIFPPGEDIFVRSVRRYRDKITDPELKKRVAGFIGQEMTHGLQHRELNEQLAEMGYPTAWFEYFLQSTERMEKFLDKQYPDPDQCRRIRHLLLAFTVGAEHFTAVFAENVLGRPDIQKLLSDPEIRNMLNWHALEELEHKSVAFDVYREIGASEELRIRMMRFLSTIAVPAITLASWISVVTTDPVGRRQPLRLLRETVAMVRGPLFRGIYRDMKPFMRKGFHPDDIDTNALLNEWQDKLFGTDGELVGHLK; this is translated from the coding sequence ATGACCGTCACTGCCCCGGTGAGCTACCCGAAGACTCGGCGGATCCAGTTCGGATTCACCGAGACCCCGTCGGGGCCCAAGCATTTCGCGCAGGACGACATCGTGTTCAGCCACACCGTGGCGTTTTTGTCGGCGATCTTCCCGCCGGGGGAGGACATCTTCGTCCGCTCGGTGCGCCGCTACCGCGACAAGATCACCGATCCCGAGCTCAAGAAGCGCGTGGCGGGATTCATCGGCCAGGAGATGACCCACGGGCTGCAGCATCGCGAGCTCAACGAGCAGCTGGCCGAGATGGGCTACCCCACGGCATGGTTCGAGTACTTCCTGCAGAGCACCGAGCGCATGGAGAAGTTCCTCGACAAGCAGTACCCGGACCCGGATCAGTGTCGCAGGATTCGGCACCTGCTGCTGGCGTTCACCGTCGGGGCCGAACACTTCACCGCGGTGTTCGCAGAGAACGTCTTGGGAAGGCCGGACATCCAGAAGTTGTTGTCGGACCCTGAAATTCGGAACATGCTCAATTGGCATGCGCTGGAAGAGCTCGAACACAAGTCGGTGGCCTTCGACGTTTACAGAGAAATCGGCGCGTCGGAAGAGCTCCGCATCCGCATGATGCGGTTCCTCTCCACGATTGCGGTCCCGGCCATCACGTTGGCCTCCTGGATCTCTGTCGTGACCACCGACCCGGTCGGCCGGCGCCAACCATTGAGGCTGCTGCGTGAGACTGTCGCCATGGTGCGCGGACCGCTGTTCCGGGGAATCTACCGCGATATGAAGCCGTTCATGCGTAAGGGATTTCATCCCGACGACATCGATACCAACGCGCTGTTGAACGAATGGCAGGACAAGCTGTTCGGCACCGATGGTGAACTCGTCGGTCACTTGAAATGA
- a CDS encoding cytochrome P450, whose product MHDRIKQRTHWVVTHGMARAYLKRLARRGEPVAQLGIDTAHAADIYTFIDKIRARGRLSKFGDGWFTADAQIVRTIFRDNRFVTFKPEHRSSSPLIQRLAAWSDPQLLNPAEPPSILITDPPDHGRLRRLVAAPFTPRAIESLRGRIQDVTNGHLDALQQSQSPDLIADFTAKIPIAVIGEMIAVPPQDYSRLYTVMNRAIQLIATTAPSWREYQDGTAALREINEYLETHVTRLRREGTESELATALLGSDLSHFELKMYFAVFLGAGFVTTTHLMGKAIVTLLRHPEQLAALQADPSLWPNAIEELMRYDTSNQWSARVATETVEIEGHTIEAGQSALLLLGGANRDPAAFENPDVFDITRPNARENITLGTGIHVCLGQVLARVELHTALQSLFERFPRLALAGEPEYFSGMGIHGLRRLPVTLGA is encoded by the coding sequence ATGCACGACCGGATCAAACAGCGCACGCATTGGGTGGTGACGCACGGCATGGCTCGCGCGTACCTGAAAAGGCTTGCCCGCAGAGGAGAACCCGTCGCACAGCTGGGCATCGACACCGCCCACGCCGCGGATATCTACACGTTCATCGACAAAATCCGGGCACGCGGGCGGCTGTCGAAGTTCGGAGACGGCTGGTTCACGGCGGACGCCCAGATCGTTCGGACGATCTTCCGCGACAATCGGTTCGTCACCTTCAAGCCCGAACACCGATCATCCTCGCCGCTCATTCAGAGACTGGCCGCGTGGAGCGATCCCCAGCTGCTCAATCCCGCTGAGCCCCCGTCCATCCTGATCACCGATCCCCCGGACCACGGACGACTGCGACGTCTTGTCGCCGCTCCCTTCACCCCGCGCGCGATCGAAAGCCTGCGCGGCCGCATCCAAGACGTGACCAACGGCCACCTGGATGCGCTGCAGCAGTCTCAGAGTCCAGACCTGATAGCGGATTTCACCGCGAAGATCCCGATCGCCGTGATCGGCGAGATGATCGCCGTGCCGCCACAGGACTACTCGAGGCTGTATACGGTGATGAACCGCGCCATCCAGCTGATTGCGACCACGGCACCCTCCTGGCGTGAGTATCAGGACGGCACGGCAGCTTTGCGTGAGATCAACGAGTATCTCGAGACGCATGTCACCCGGCTACGCCGGGAAGGAACCGAAAGCGAACTGGCCACAGCACTTCTCGGCAGCGATCTGAGCCATTTCGAACTCAAGATGTATTTCGCGGTGTTCCTGGGAGCGGGCTTCGTCACCACCACCCATCTGATGGGCAAGGCGATCGTCACGCTGCTGCGACACCCCGAACAGCTGGCGGCGCTACAGGCGGATCCGAGTCTGTGGCCCAACGCCATCGAGGAACTCATGCGCTATGACACCTCGAATCAGTGGTCGGCCCGGGTGGCCACCGAAACCGTCGAGATCGAAGGCCACACCATCGAGGCAGGCCAGTCGGCGCTGCTCCTTCTCGGCGGGGCCAACCGCGACCCGGCGGCGTTCGAGAACCCCGACGTCTTCGATATCACCCGGCCCAACGCGCGCGAAAACATCACGCTGGGCACGGGGATCCACGTGTGTCTGGGCCAGGTGTTGGCGCGCGTCGAGTTACACACCGCACTGCAATCGCTCTTCGAGCGCTTCCCGCGGCTAGCCCTTGCCGGTGAACCGGAGTACTTCAGCGGCATGGGTATCCACGGGTTGCGACGACTTCCCGTCACACTGGGGGCTTAA
- a CDS encoding fatty acyl-AMP ligase, with translation MKALVSGLRVEEYLDETGAISLPDGYTVNHYLECAVDGPQDTFAYRYVDYSSNPDGEPVDMNWPQLRTRSRAVAARLQQVTKPGDRVAILAPQGLDYVVGFFAAIEAGNIAVPLFAPELPGHAERLDAVLADAQPTVVLTNEGSAESVGGFIRRLPRDRRPRVLAVDGVPDSVGATYVKVTPDTDDIAYLQYTSGSTRVPAGVEITHRAVMTNVLQMIISVGLDVDVRGASWLPLYHDMGLLMLMFPLCGGRMTLMSPMSFVRRPGRWIKELAAATHLGRTFGAAPNFAFELAAERGLPKDGETLDLSNVAGLINGSEPVSIASIRKFNEAFVPFGLPSNAIKPSYGMAEATLFVSSIAPAAEASVIYVDREQLGGGHVVHVDAAHENAVPQVSCGQIARSQWAVIVNPGDETELPDGRVGEIWLHGDNIGRGYWGRIEETDLSFRNKLQARLEAGSHAAGTEPGATWFRTGDLGVYVDGELYITGRVKDLVIVDGRNHYPHDIEATVEEASPVVRRGFVAAFSVPANELPANVDAGDGTGEKLVIVAERAAGAGRAEPAPIVEAIRAAVSRRHTLPVADVQLVQAGAIPRTSSGKIARRACRQNYLNGKL, from the coding sequence ATGAAGGCACTGGTGTCGGGGTTGCGGGTCGAGGAGTACCTGGACGAGACGGGCGCTATATCGCTGCCGGACGGCTATACCGTGAACCATTATCTGGAGTGCGCCGTCGACGGGCCGCAGGACACCTTCGCCTACCGCTACGTGGACTACAGCAGCAACCCCGATGGCGAACCGGTGGATATGAATTGGCCGCAGCTCCGTACGCGTTCTCGTGCGGTGGCGGCGAGGCTCCAGCAAGTGACCAAACCGGGAGATCGGGTCGCGATACTGGCGCCGCAGGGCCTGGATTACGTGGTCGGCTTCTTCGCGGCCATCGAGGCCGGGAACATCGCCGTGCCGCTGTTTGCCCCGGAGCTTCCCGGGCACGCCGAACGGCTCGACGCGGTGCTTGCCGACGCCCAACCGACGGTCGTGCTGACCAACGAGGGGTCGGCTGAATCGGTTGGCGGCTTCATCCGCAGGCTGCCGCGCGATCGCCGCCCCCGGGTCCTGGCTGTCGACGGCGTTCCGGATTCGGTGGGTGCCACATACGTGAAGGTGACGCCGGATACCGACGACATCGCCTACCTGCAGTACACCTCCGGCTCGACGCGGGTGCCCGCCGGTGTCGAGATCACTCACCGGGCGGTCATGACCAACGTGCTGCAGATGATCATCTCGGTTGGTCTGGATGTCGATGTGCGGGGAGCGAGCTGGCTGCCGCTGTACCACGACATGGGCCTGCTGATGCTCATGTTCCCGCTGTGCGGCGGCCGGATGACGCTCATGTCCCCGATGTCGTTCGTGCGCCGGCCCGGCCGCTGGATTAAAGAGCTCGCGGCCGCCACCCATCTGGGCCGCACCTTCGGTGCGGCGCCGAACTTCGCCTTCGAGTTGGCTGCCGAGCGCGGCCTGCCCAAGGACGGAGAGACCCTGGACCTGAGTAACGTGGCCGGACTGATCAACGGGTCCGAGCCGGTCAGCATCGCCTCGATTCGCAAATTCAACGAGGCCTTTGTCCCATTTGGGTTGCCGTCCAACGCGATCAAGCCTTCTTATGGCATGGCCGAGGCGACGCTGTTCGTGTCCTCCATCGCCCCTGCCGCGGAGGCTTCCGTCATCTACGTGGATCGGGAGCAGCTCGGTGGCGGACATGTGGTCCATGTGGATGCTGCTCACGAGAACGCGGTGCCGCAGGTGTCCTGCGGACAGATCGCCCGCAGCCAGTGGGCGGTCATCGTGAACCCCGGCGACGAGACGGAGCTGCCCGACGGGCGCGTGGGCGAGATCTGGTTGCACGGCGACAACATCGGCCGTGGGTACTGGGGACGGATCGAGGAAACAGATCTGTCCTTCCGTAACAAGCTGCAGGCCCGCCTTGAGGCGGGCAGCCACGCGGCCGGCACCGAGCCGGGCGCAACCTGGTTCCGCACGGGCGATCTCGGCGTCTATGTGGACGGCGAGCTGTACATCACCGGCCGCGTGAAAGATCTGGTGATCGTGGACGGGCGTAACCACTATCCGCACGACATCGAGGCCACCGTCGAAGAGGCTTCCCCGGTCGTGCGGCGCGGATTCGTGGCGGCCTTCTCGGTGCCCGCCAACGAACTGCCCGCGAATGTCGATGCCGGGGACGGCACCGGAGAGAAGTTGGTCATCGTGGCCGAGCGGGCTGCAGGGGCCGGGCGAGCCGAGCCCGCCCCCATCGTGGAGGCGATCCGGGCCGCGGTCTCTCGCCGGCACACGCTGCCCGTCGCCGACGTCCAGCTTGTGCAAGCGGGGGCAATCCCCCGGACCAGTAGCGGAAAGATCGCACGTCGGGCCTGTCGCCAGAACTACCTCAACGGCAAGCTCTGA
- a CDS encoding MerR family transcriptional regulator, giving the protein MDLTIDQLAQRVAMTARNIREWQTLGLVPPPEKRGRVGIYSDEHVAIINHVKNLKSQGFPLDVIRRVIDSGNGSEDSVRKMVAEALSPFSTGEPVVMPRAELIARVGQGADVALATVELVTDVDAATVSIRDAETLDAVELLVAAGMSLSRITETLREVDKLQHQIAQLLLGAYVTDVWQPFVESGYASEDWEKIAENASQAKQLTVTLASRLLARALDDTVDPILLQQANEAEAVLERDRPASSA; this is encoded by the coding sequence ATGGACCTGACAATCGACCAGCTGGCGCAGCGGGTGGCCATGACGGCGCGCAACATCCGCGAGTGGCAGACGCTTGGACTAGTCCCCCCTCCCGAGAAGCGCGGACGCGTGGGGATCTACTCCGACGAGCACGTCGCGATCATCAACCACGTCAAGAACTTGAAATCTCAGGGCTTTCCGCTGGACGTCATTCGCCGGGTCATCGATTCCGGCAATGGCTCCGAGGACAGTGTCCGCAAGATGGTCGCCGAGGCCCTCAGCCCCTTCTCCACCGGCGAGCCGGTGGTCATGCCGCGCGCTGAGTTGATCGCGCGCGTCGGCCAGGGCGCCGATGTCGCACTCGCAACCGTCGAGCTGGTCACCGACGTCGACGCGGCGACCGTCTCGATTCGCGATGCCGAGACTCTCGACGCGGTGGAGCTGTTGGTCGCCGCGGGCATGTCCCTGTCCCGCATCACCGAGACCCTGCGCGAGGTAGACAAGCTGCAGCATCAAATCGCGCAGCTGCTCCTCGGCGCCTACGTGACCGATGTGTGGCAGCCATTCGTCGAATCCGGTTACGCGTCGGAAGACTGGGAAAAGATCGCCGAAAATGCCTCGCAGGCAAAGCAACTGACCGTCACGCTGGCCTCGCGACTACTGGCTCGGGCGCTCGATGACACCGTCGATCCGATCCTGCTGCAACAGGCCAACGAGGCCGAGGCGGTGCTGGAACGCGACCGCCCCGCCTCGTCGGCCTGA
- a CDS encoding cytochrome P450, whose protein sequence is MTLKHDMRLVRTTTRPVVRSIVTNASNELRAKVRRRPFPGVQDTAFDPMDPQTAANPHAGYRELLAGGRVHYNRKRNIFILCRYEDVRAAARNDALLSNRDGVVRARFEVPVLLNMDRPRHTELRRKALPGFTRGALEGWAPTVDRLAHELMTDLLDNPGVDVVEHLAVPLPMRMIAHVLGIPPEDEAFFRHWSNESVRVADVQFSLKGVGQVPATLNGVRHLHDYFLTQLDKGNLLGPDTLLGKLVGEAGENEISHDELFFLALLLLLAGNETTTNLLSTMFLTLSENPDQFELIRSDPGLVAGAVEEQLRFSSPIQNFYRTAAQDYCVGDAIIPAGARVALLWGAANRDPREFDEPDRFLAARPVGQHVAFGSGVHLCLGAGLARMEGQAVLRELVRRVDRIDITGTPRWTTNSSLRGLEELRVRLVSL, encoded by the coding sequence ATGACCCTCAAGCACGACATGCGGCTGGTTCGGACCACCACCAGACCGGTGGTCCGATCCATCGTGACGAACGCGTCGAATGAGCTGCGGGCCAAGGTGCGCCGCCGTCCGTTCCCCGGTGTGCAGGACACCGCCTTCGATCCCATGGATCCGCAGACCGCGGCCAATCCCCATGCGGGCTATCGGGAACTGCTGGCGGGCGGCCGGGTGCACTACAACCGCAAGCGCAACATCTTCATCCTGTGCCGCTACGAGGACGTGCGGGCGGCCGCGCGCAACGATGCACTGCTGTCGAATCGGGATGGTGTGGTGCGGGCCAGATTCGAGGTGCCCGTGCTGCTGAACATGGATCGGCCCCGCCACACCGAACTGCGCCGCAAGGCATTGCCCGGATTTACCCGCGGTGCGTTGGAGGGCTGGGCGCCCACTGTGGATCGGCTGGCCCATGAGCTCATGACCGATCTGCTCGACAATCCTGGTGTGGATGTCGTTGAACACCTTGCAGTTCCGCTACCCATGCGAATGATCGCGCACGTCCTCGGCATCCCGCCCGAGGACGAGGCGTTCTTCCGGCACTGGTCTAACGAATCCGTCCGTGTCGCCGATGTGCAGTTCTCCTTGAAGGGCGTGGGCCAGGTTCCGGCGACTCTCAATGGGGTACGTCATCTGCACGACTACTTTCTGACCCAGCTGGACAAAGGCAATCTGCTCGGGCCGGACACCTTGCTGGGCAAGCTCGTCGGCGAAGCCGGGGAGAACGAGATCAGTCACGACGAGCTGTTCTTCCTTGCGCTGTTGCTGCTCCTGGCGGGCAATGAGACCACCACCAACCTGCTGTCCACCATGTTCCTGACACTGTCGGAGAACCCTGATCAGTTCGAGCTCATCCGATCCGATCCCGGCCTCGTCGCCGGTGCGGTCGAGGAGCAGCTGCGGTTCTCCTCGCCGATCCAGAATTTCTATCGCACCGCCGCGCAGGACTATTGCGTCGGCGATGCCATCATTCCCGCCGGGGCGCGCGTGGCCCTGCTGTGGGGCGCGGCCAATCGCGATCCCCGCGAGTTCGACGAGCCCGATCGCTTTCTCGCGGCCCGGCCGGTCGGTCAGCACGTGGCCTTCGGGTCCGGCGTGCACCTGTGTCTGGGTGCCGGATTGGCACGCATGGAGGGTCAGGCGGTGCTGCGCGAGCTTGTGCGCCGCGTGGACCGCATCGACATCACGGGCACGCCCCGGTGGACCACCAACAGCTCCCTGCGGGGGCTGGAGGAGCTTCGGGTGCGGCTCGTGTCGCTCTAG
- a CDS encoding cytochrome P450: MRTSDHIKYWSRWATMHGVSRVALLTQVNKLPLAAFFLGPDRANNHYRYIEQIRATGSVAPTRAGGLVFTGLALTREVLRDHRFITMAPTNMPSPILPAAFSRWVYTRTEPGLPNPVEPPAMLAVDPPEHTRFRKLVSKAFTPRAVSRLEDRVREVTVELLDNLERDERADLLGDYASQLPVAIIAEMLGVPRADAPFLLEWGNHGAALLDIGMPWPAYRDATKALSEIDYYFDAHLLRLRRELAADPTVDGILASIVRDGDLDDRELKATMALLLGAGFETTVNLIGNGIVALLRHPEQLAYLRENPEGWPNAVEEVLRYDSPVQVTGRVATETVEFEGHTLPAGSMAVLLLGGANRDPAVFDRPDVFDVTRPNARDHVAFGSGIHVCLGASLARMEGVVALQSLFERFPELTLAANPTPGKHVNLHGFGSLPVNLGRARVRASS; the protein is encoded by the coding sequence ATGCGGACCAGCGACCACATCAAGTACTGGTCACGGTGGGCCACCATGCACGGCGTCAGCCGCGTCGCGTTACTCACGCAGGTGAACAAGCTGCCGTTGGCCGCCTTCTTCCTCGGCCCCGACCGCGCCAACAATCACTATCGATACATCGAGCAGATCCGGGCAACCGGATCGGTCGCGCCCACCCGGGCGGGCGGCCTGGTCTTCACCGGGCTGGCGCTGACGCGCGAGGTCCTGCGCGATCACCGCTTCATCACCATGGCGCCGACGAACATGCCGTCGCCCATCCTGCCCGCAGCCTTCAGCCGCTGGGTCTACACGCGAACCGAGCCGGGCCTGCCCAATCCGGTCGAGCCACCCGCGATGCTTGCCGTCGATCCGCCCGAACACACCCGATTTCGAAAGCTGGTGTCCAAGGCCTTCACGCCGCGCGCGGTGAGCAGACTGGAGGACCGGGTCCGCGAGGTGACCGTCGAGCTACTCGACAACCTGGAACGCGACGAACGCGCCGATCTACTGGGCGACTACGCCTCCCAACTGCCCGTGGCGATCATCGCCGAGATGCTGGGTGTCCCAAGGGCAGACGCCCCCTTCCTCCTGGAATGGGGTAACCACGGCGCGGCGCTCCTGGACATCGGCATGCCGTGGCCGGCATATCGAGACGCCACCAAGGCGCTCTCCGAGATCGACTACTACTTCGATGCCCATCTGCTCCGGCTGCGCCGTGAGCTCGCCGCGGATCCCACCGTCGACGGCATCCTGGCCAGCATCGTGCGGGACGGCGATCTGGACGACCGCGAGCTCAAGGCCACCATGGCACTGCTACTCGGCGCAGGATTCGAAACGACGGTCAACCTCATCGGGAACGGCATCGTCGCCCTGCTGCGGCACCCCGAACAGCTTGCGTACCTACGGGAGAATCCGGAGGGCTGGCCCAACGCCGTCGAAGAGGTCCTGCGTTACGACTCCCCCGTGCAGGTCACCGGACGAGTCGCCACCGAGACCGTCGAATTCGAAGGGCACACACTGCCTGCCGGCTCCATGGCCGTGCTGCTGCTCGGCGGAGCCAACCGCGACCCCGCCGTTTTCGATCGGCCCGACGTGTTCGACGTGACCCGTCCCAATGCCCGTGATCACGTGGCGTTCGGCAGCGGTATCCACGTCTGCCTCGGGGCGAGCCTGGCCCGGATGGAAGGCGTCGTCGCACTGCAGTCCCTCTTCGAGCGCTTCCCCGAACTCACCTTGGCCGCCAATCCCACTCCGGGTAAGCACGTGAATCTGCACGGCTTCGGCAGTCTGCCGGTAAACCTCGGCCGTGCTCGGGTACGGGCCAGCAGCTAA